In Paracoccus fistulariae, a single window of DNA contains:
- a CDS encoding RidA family protein — translation MSIEARLKDLNITLPDAPAPAANYVPFVQTGNLVFVSGQISAGENGLITGKLGADLDVEAGQAAARRCGLALIAQLKAAIGDLDRVVRVVKLGGFVNSTPDFTDQPKVVNGCSDLMVEVFGDAGRHARAAVSAGSLPLGVAVEVDAVFEVK, via the coding sequence ATGTCCATCGAAGCCCGCCTGAAAGATCTGAACATCACCTTGCCCGACGCGCCTGCGCCTGCGGCCAATTACGTGCCCTTCGTGCAGACCGGCAATCTGGTCTTTGTCTCGGGCCAGATCAGCGCGGGCGAAAATGGCCTGATCACCGGCAAGCTGGGCGCGGATCTGGATGTCGAGGCAGGGCAGGCCGCCGCCCGTCGCTGCGGTCTGGCGCTGATTGCCCAGTTGAAAGCCGCGATTGGCGATCTGGACCGGGTGGTCCGGGTGGTCAAGCTGGGCGGTTTCGTCAATTCGACGCCCGATTTCACCGACCAGCCCAAGGTGGTGAACGGCTGTTCCGATCTGATGGTCGAGGTTTTCGGCGATGCCGGACGCCACGCCCGCGCCGCCGTTTCGGCAGGATCGCTGCCCCTTGGCGTCGCCGTCGAGGTCGATGCCGTCTTCGAGGTCAAGTGA
- a CDS encoding NADPH-dependent FMN reductase, with protein sequence MKLNVIIVSTRPGRIGKAIGDWFFDYARENPSGFDEVILTDLAELNLPVFDEPNHPAKQDYQHDHTKKWAAIVDGSDAFVFVLPEYNFTAPPSYFNALDYLVKEWGYKPAGFVSYGGISGGLRATQSAKPILTTLKVMPLTEQVMMPMVFEHLKDGKLQPTKPMIESADAMLPELSRWAGALKTLR encoded by the coding sequence ATGAAACTGAATGTCATCATCGTCTCGACCCGTCCGGGCCGCATCGGGAAAGCCATCGGAGATTGGTTCTTCGATTACGCCCGCGAAAACCCCTCGGGCTTTGATGAGGTGATCCTGACGGACCTGGCAGAACTGAACCTGCCGGTCTTCGATGAGCCGAACCACCCCGCCAAGCAGGATTATCAGCACGACCATACGAAGAAATGGGCGGCGATTGTCGATGGCTCGGATGCCTTTGTCTTCGTGCTGCCGGAATATAACTTCACCGCGCCGCCCAGCTATTTCAACGCGCTGGATTATCTGGTGAAGGAATGGGGCTACAAGCCCGCGGGCTTTGTCTCCTACGGGGGGATCTCGGGCGGGCTGCGGGCGACGCAATCGGCCAAGCCGATCCTGACGACGCTGAAGGTCATGCCGCTGACCGAGCAGGTGATGATGCCGATGGTGTTCGAACATCTGAAGGATGGCAAGCTGCAGCCGACCAAGCCGATGATCGAAAGCGCCGATGCGATGCTGCCTGAACTGTCCCGCTGGGCCGGGGCGCTGAAAACCTTGCGTTGA
- the smc gene encoding chromosome segregation protein SMC, with the protein MRFDRLRLNGFKSFVDPTDLIIREGLTGVVGPNGCGKSNLLEALRWVMGENRAKAMRGAGMEDVIFAGTTRRAARAHAEVTLTIDNRDRLAPAGFNDNDHFDIVRRITRDAGSAYKIGGGDVRARDVQMLFADASTGAHSPALVRQGQISELINAKPKNRRRILEEAAGISGLYQRRHEAELKLNAAENNLTRVDDTLDQLSTQAASLARQARAAAKYREIGAALRLAEGVLLYRRWAEAEAARLTAAEALAEAVKAAAASAATASEAEARREEAEAALPPLREEEQVAAAILSRVVVEREALDEAETRAAEAITALTARIAQLDRDIEREESLNRDAGEVVERLSWERGELEKAGHGHDERLQLAGDTADEAADALREVEARLAELTDEAARLAARHQSAERLVSDLRNMLDRAQRAAGEAEEAANRAAEAGESAADSLRQSEEAQDLARDRAEAAEDALAEAEAARSDAETAEAAARIARSEAEGEAGALTAEMAALRRLVERGQSDGKAILDKVQVTKGFEIAFGAALGDDLRAGLAVDGESGWHSLPGWDAPQPLPAGAQPLAQHVTAPDALSRRLSQVGLVADPDTAAAMQADLLPGQRLVTAEGDLFRWDGMRVMSGEASSSAALHLQKVNQLNEITAQAEEMQARVAVAVEAHDEAKAHLADAVGTEKSARDARREAERLLSEASRAATRAESDLAMANSRVESARSELSRHCADASDAQARLAVAERALADLPDRSDAAQAVENARTGVEAARIATMTRRAALDELRREANARIKRLQEIAKEESGWKLRLQQAGTRASELASRRDAASEDLTSAQAQPAILAERRASLSDREDQANDRLTAARATLSAADDAARAAAHAERDAARLASDAREDRAAREARAEAARDTETAARSRIFEETEGSPQDLLASLGEVSTDAPADALEDQIARLRGQRDALGAVNLRADEDKQELETERDRLAGEKTDLEEAIRKLRAGIGSLNREGRERLLAAFETVNANFGTLFTTLFGGGEARLVLVESDDPLEAGLEIMCQPPGKKLSTLSLLSGGEQTLTALALIFAVFLANPAPICVLDEVDAPLDDANVSRFCDLLDEMTSRTDTRFLIITHHAVTMARMDRLFGVTMVEQGVSQLVSVDLKRAEALVA; encoded by the coding sequence TTGCGCTTTGACCGGCTGCGCCTGAATGGCTTCAAAAGCTTTGTGGATCCGACCGACCTGATCATCCGCGAGGGGTTGACCGGGGTTGTCGGGCCGAATGGCTGTGGCAAGTCGAACCTGCTGGAGGCGCTGCGTTGGGTCATGGGCGAAAACCGGGCCAAGGCGATGCGCGGCGCGGGGATGGAGGATGTGATCTTCGCGGGCACCACCCGCCGCGCGGCGCGCGCGCATGCCGAGGTGACGCTGACCATCGACAATCGCGACCGGCTGGCGCCTGCGGGCTTCAACGATAACGACCATTTCGACATCGTCCGCCGGATCACCCGCGATGCGGGTTCCGCTTATAAGATCGGCGGCGGCGATGTGCGGGCGCGCGACGTGCAGATGCTGTTCGCGGATGCCTCGACCGGGGCGCATTCGCCGGCGCTGGTGCGGCAGGGCCAGATCAGCGAGTTGATCAACGCCAAGCCCAAGAACCGGCGCCGCATTCTTGAGGAGGCCGCCGGAATCAGCGGTCTGTATCAGCGCAGGCACGAGGCCGAGTTGAAGCTGAATGCCGCTGAAAACAACCTGACCCGCGTGGATGACACGCTGGATCAGCTGTCCACGCAGGCGGCGTCCTTGGCGCGTCAGGCGCGGGCGGCGGCGAAATATCGCGAAATCGGTGCGGCGCTGCGGCTGGCCGAAGGCGTCTTGCTGTATCGCCGCTGGGCCGAGGCCGAAGCCGCGCGGCTGACTGCGGCCGAGGCGCTGGCCGAGGCGGTCAAGGCCGCTGCCGCCAGCGCCGCCACCGCCAGCGAGGCCGAGGCCCGCCGCGAAGAGGCCGAGGCCGCCCTGCCGCCGCTGCGCGAGGAAGAGCAGGTAGCCGCCGCGATCCTGTCCCGCGTCGTGGTCGAGCGCGAGGCGCTGGATGAGGCTGAAACCCGCGCCGCCGAGGCGATCACCGCCCTGACCGCCCGCATTGCCCAGCTTGACCGCGATATCGAGCGCGAGGAATCGCTGAACCGCGATGCCGGAGAGGTGGTCGAACGCCTGTCCTGGGAGCGGGGAGAGCTAGAGAAGGCGGGTCATGGCCATGACGAACGGCTGCAACTCGCGGGCGATACCGCAGATGAGGCCGCAGATGCCCTGCGCGAGGTCGAGGCGCGACTGGCCGAACTGACCGATGAGGCCGCGCGTCTGGCCGCCCGTCACCAATCTGCCGAACGTCTGGTATCGGATCTGCGCAACATGCTGGACCGTGCGCAGCGCGCTGCCGGTGAGGCCGAAGAGGCCGCCAATCGCGCCGCTGAGGCTGGCGAAAGCGCCGCCGACAGCCTGCGCCAGTCGGAAGAGGCGCAGGATCTGGCCCGCGACAGGGCCGAGGCCGCCGAAGATGCGCTGGCCGAAGCCGAGGCCGCCCGCAGCGATGCCGAAACCGCCGAAGCCGCCGCCCGCATCGCCCGGTCCGAGGCCGAGGGCGAGGCCGGGGCGTTGACCGCCGAAATGGCCGCGCTGCGCCGTCTGGTCGAACGCGGCCAGTCGGATGGCAAGGCGATACTGGACAAGGTGCAGGTGACGAAGGGGTTCGAGATCGCCTTTGGTGCCGCGCTTGGCGATGATCTGCGCGCCGGTCTGGCGGTGGATGGCGAAAGCGGCTGGCACAGCCTGCCCGGCTGGGACGCGCCGCAGCCCTTGCCCGCCGGGGCGCAGCCGCTGGCGCAGCATGTCACCGCGCCGGATGCGCTGTCGCGTCGGCTGTCACAGGTGGGCCTTGTCGCCGATCCTGATACTGCGGCGGCGATGCAGGCCGACCTGCTGCCCGGTCAGCGGCTGGTCACGGCCGAGGGCGATCTGTTTCGCTGGGACGGGATGCGGGTGATGTCGGGCGAGGCCTCGTCCTCGGCCGCGCTGCATCTGCAGAAGGTGAACCAGCTGAACGAAATCACCGCGCAGGCCGAAGAGATGCAGGCCCGCGTCGCCGTCGCGGTCGAGGCGCATGACGAGGCAAAGGCGCATCTGGCCGATGCCGTCGGCACCGAAAAATCCGCCCGCGACGCGCGCCGCGAAGCCGAAAGGCTGCTGTCCGAGGCCTCGCGCGCCGCGACCCGTGCGGAATCCGATCTGGCCATGGCCAATAGCCGTGTCGAATCGGCCCGCTCTGAACTGTCGCGCCATTGTGCCGATGCCTCGGACGCGCAGGCGCGGCTGGCGGTGGCCGAACGCGCGCTGGCCGATCTGCCCGATCGCAGCGATGCCGCCCAGGCCGTCGAAAACGCCCGTACCGGTGTCGAAGCCGCACGGATCGCCACCATGACCCGCCGCGCTGCACTGGATGAATTGCGGCGCGAGGCGAATGCCCGGATCAAGCGCCTGCAAGAGATCGCGAAAGAGGAATCGGGCTGGAAGCTGCGGTTGCAGCAGGCGGGGACGCGGGCCTCGGAACTGGCGTCGCGGCGCGATGCGGCCAGCGAGGATCTGACCAGCGCGCAGGCGCAGCCCGCCATTCTGGCCGAACGCCGCGCCAGCCTGTCGGATCGGGAAGATCAGGCCAATGACCGCCTGACCGCTGCCCGCGCGACGTTATCTGCCGCCGATGATGCGGCTCGCGCGGCGGCCCATGCCGAACGCGATGCGGCGCGCCTGGCCTCGGACGCGCGCGAAGACCGCGCCGCTCGGGAAGCCCGCGCCGAAGCCGCCCGCGACACCGAAACCGCCGCCCGCAGCCGGATTTTCGAGGAAACCGAGGGCTCGCCCCAGGATCTGCTGGCCTCGCTGGGCGAGGTCAGCACCGACGCCCCCGCCGATGCGCTGGAGGATCAGATCGCCCGGTTGCGCGGGCAGCGCGACGCCCTTGGTGCGGTCAATCTGCGCGCCGATGAGGACAAGCAGGAACTGGAAACAGAGCGTGACCGGCTGGCCGGAGAAAAAACCGATCTGGAAGAGGCGATCCGCAAGCTGCGCGCGGGAATCGGCAGTCTGAACCGCGAGGGGCGCGAACGTCTGCTGGCCGCGTTCGAGACCGTGAACGCCAATTTTGGCACGCTTTTCACCACGCTGTTCGGCGGGGGTGAGGCGCGTCTGGTTCTGGTCGAATCCGATGACCCGCTGGAAGCCGGGCTGGAGATCATGTGCCAGCCGCCGGGCAAGAAGCTGTCAACGCTGTCGCTGCTGTCGGGGGGCGAACAGACGCTGACCGCGCTGGCGCTGATCTTTGCGGTCTTTCTGGCGAATCCGGCCCCGATCTGCGTGCTGGACGAGGTTGACGCGCCGCTGGATGATGCCAATGTCAGCCGCTTCTGCGATCTGCTGGATGAAATGACCAGCCGCACCGATACGCGCTTTCTGATCATCACCCACCACGCGGTCACGATGGCGCGGATGGACCGGCTGTTCGGCGTGACCATGGTCGAACAGGGCGTCAGCCAGTTGGTCAGCGTCGATCTGAAACGTGCAGAAGCCCTGGTCGCCTGA
- a CDS encoding CidA/LrgA family protein encodes MSLILAFQLVGEVISRLLDLPLPGPVIAMVLLVAACLWRPSLAARIRPVTEVLLANLSLFFIPAGVGVIAHIPTLREYGLGLAAAIVGSTILAIAAGALAFSLVARWTGATDPSAMKDGGHD; translated from the coding sequence TTGTCCCTGATTCTTGCCTTTCAGCTGGTGGGAGAGGTCATCTCTCGGCTGCTGGATCTGCCGCTGCCCGGCCCGGTGATCGCGATGGTCCTGCTGGTCGCGGCCTGCCTGTGGCGGCCCTCGCTGGCCGCCCGGATCCGCCCGGTGACCGAGGTGTTGCTGGCCAATCTGTCGCTGTTCTTCATCCCGGCGGGCGTCGGGGTGATCGCGCATATCCCGACGCTGCGCGAATACGGGCTTGGGCTGGCGGCGGCGATCGTCGGATCGACGATTCTGGCCATTGCCGCAGGGGCGCTGGCCTTTTCGCTGGTGGCGCGCTGGACCGGCGCGACCGATCCGTCGGCAATGAAGGATGGCGGCCATGACTGA
- a CDS encoding LrgB family protein, with amino-acid sequence MTDPALIWSYLAEGPLLWLTATLFAYLIGNACFQAARRQSWANPVLIAVVLLGLLLGLTGTPYQTYFEGAQFVHFMLGPATVALAMPLYDNLSRVRRAALPMLAGLVVGSTVAVVSALAIARAFGISGQLLASLAPKSTTAPVAIGIAEKIGGQPTLTALLVLLTGIFGAIIVTPLLNLLRIKDWRARGFAVGVAAHGIGTARALQVNATAGAFSGIGMGLNSVLTAIIAPIVLQLFGG; translated from the coding sequence ATGACTGATCCGGCGCTGATCTGGTCCTATCTGGCGGAAGGCCCGCTGTTATGGCTGACGGCGACGCTGTTTGCCTATCTGATCGGCAATGCCTGCTTTCAGGCCGCCAGACGGCAAAGCTGGGCCAATCCGGTGCTGATCGCGGTGGTGCTGCTGGGCCTGTTGCTGGGCCTGACGGGCACGCCCTATCAGACCTATTTCGAGGGCGCGCAATTCGTCCATTTCATGCTGGGCCCGGCGACCGTGGCGCTGGCCATGCCGCTTTATGACAACCTGTCGCGGGTGCGCCGTGCCGCACTGCCGATGCTGGCGGGGCTGGTGGTGGGATCGACCGTGGCCGTCGTCTCGGCCCTGGCCATCGCGCGGGCCTTTGGCATCAGCGGGCAATTGCTGGCCTCGCTGGCGCCGAAATCCACCACGGCGCCGGTCGCCATCGGCATCGCGGAAAAGATCGGCGGGCAACCGACGCTGACGGCGCTGCTGGTGCTGCTGACGGGGATCTTCGGCGCCATCATCGTGACCCCGCTGCTGAACCTGCTGCGGATCAAGGATTGGCGCGCGCGGGGCTTTGCGGTGGGCGTGGCCGCGCATGGGATCGGCACGGCGCGGGCGTTGCAGGTGAATGCCACCGCCGGGGCGTTTTCCGGCATCGGCATGGGGCTGAACTCGGTCCTGACCGCGATCATCGCGCCCATCGTGCTGCAACTGTTCGGCGGTTAG
- the mog gene encoding molybdopterin adenylyltransferase, with the protein MGLVYVRIAPAGSWHGGGGFLFRATCDRLQPMTQNPSRPARIAIVTVSDRASRGEYEDKGGPGAEDWLRDVITSPVQIDRHIVPDGREVVAAKLRELTDAGTDLILVTGGTGPAPRDQTPEAVMDVADKELPGFGEEMRRASLAEVPTAILSRQTAVIRKASLIITIPGKPSAIATCMNAVFAAVPYCLDLMGAARIETDPARIKAFRPKGA; encoded by the coding sequence ATGGGCCTTGTCTATGTCAGGATCGCGCCCGCCGGAAGCTGGCATGGCGGCGGGGGCTTTCTTTTCCGCGCGACCTGCGACAGATTGCAGCCCATGACACAGAACCCCTCGCGCCCCGCCCGTATTGCCATTGTCACCGTCTCGGATCGTGCAAGCCGCGGCGAATACGAGGATAAGGGCGGTCCAGGGGCCGAGGACTGGCTGCGTGATGTCATCACCTCGCCGGTTCAGATCGACCGCCACATCGTCCCGGACGGCAGAGAGGTCGTTGCGGCCAAGCTGCGCGAACTGACCGATGCGGGCACGGATCTGATCCTTGTGACCGGCGGCACCGGCCCTGCGCCGCGCGATCAGACGCCCGAGGCGGTGATGGATGTGGCCGATAAGGAACTGCCCGGCTTTGGCGAGGAAATGCGCCGGGCGTCGCTGGCCGAAGTGCCGACGGCGATCCTGTCGCGGCAGACGGCGGTGATCCGCAAAGCCTCGCTGATCATCACCATTCCCGGTAAACCCTCGGCCATTGCCACCTGCATGAACGCGGTTTTCGCGGCGGTGCCCTATTGCCTTGACCTGATGGGGGCGGCGCGGATCGAGACGGATCCCGCGCGGATCAAGGCGTTTCGTCCCAAGGGCGCCTAA
- a CDS encoding MFS transporter: MTSRSALALLCLVVVCGMSPWFATAAVLTDMAREGGFGHARQALLSSGVQAGFVIGALISAMLGLSDRFDPRRVMACAALMNAIATAGLFLVPLGSDAAIGLRVIAGAGFAGIYPPGMKIAVGWSRRQRGLVVGLLVGALTFGSALPYLFAWWGAAEWRPVVAAASLASACAAIGSFAMRLGPHHARAAAFSPRAIRLMWTDQRVRSATGGYLGHMWELYAMWGWIGAAAAAGYAQRIPPEQAQQLAALTAFLAISTGALFCAPAGLLADRIGKAPVSAMAMLGSGSMAVAVALCFGGPVWLSFLLILCWGALIIPDSAQFSAIIADAAPPEAAGSLMAMQTALGFALSIVTVQITPVIAAWLGWPGALALMALGPTFGIAALRPLLAKRQVQGSP; encoded by the coding sequence ATGACATCACGTTCTGCCCTTGCCCTGCTGTGCCTTGTCGTCGTCTGCGGCATGTCGCCCTGGTTCGCGACCGCCGCCGTGCTGACCGATATGGCGCGCGAGGGCGGCTTTGGCCACGCCCGTCAGGCGCTGCTGAGTTCCGGCGTTCAGGCGGGCTTTGTGATCGGGGCGCTGATCTCGGCCATGCTGGGGCTGTCGGACCGGTTCGACCCCCGCCGCGTCATGGCCTGCGCCGCGCTGATGAACGCGATCGCGACGGCAGGGCTGTTTCTGGTGCCACTGGGCTCTGATGCGGCGATCGGGCTGCGGGTGATCGCGGGGGCGGGTTTCGCGGGCATCTATCCACCGGGCATGAAGATCGCCGTGGGTTGGAGCCGACGTCAGCGCGGTCTGGTGGTCGGGCTGCTGGTGGGCGCGCTGACCTTTGGATCGGCGCTGCCCTATCTGTTCGCCTGGTGGGGTGCGGCCGAATGGCGGCCGGTCGTGGCGGCGGCATCGCTGGCCTCGGCCTGTGCGGCAATCGGCAGCTTTGCGATGCGGCTTGGACCCCATCACGCGCGGGCGGCGGCCTTTTCGCCACGCGCGATCCGGCTGATGTGGACCGATCAGCGCGTGCGCAGCGCCACCGGCGGATATCTGGGCCATATGTGGGAACTTTATGCCATGTGGGGCTGGATCGGCGCTGCTGCGGCGGCCGGCTATGCGCAGCGCATCCCGCCCGAACAGGCGCAACAACTGGCGGCGCTGACCGCGTTTCTGGCCATTTCCACCGGCGCGCTTTTCTGCGCTCCGGCCGGGCTGCTGGCGGATCGGATCGGCAAAGCGCCCGTCTCGGCCATGGCGATGCTGGGATCGGGCAGCATGGCCGTCGCGGTGGCGCTTTGCTTTGGCGGGCCGGTCTGGCTCAGCTTTCTGCTGATCCTGTGCTGGGGCGCGCTGATCATCCCCGACAGCGCCCAGTTTTCGGCCATCATCGCCGATGCCGCCCCGCCCGAGGCCGCAGGCAGCCTGATGGCGATGCAGACCGCGCTTGGCTTTGCGCTGTCAATCGTCACGGTGCAGATCACCCCGGTGATTGCGGCATGGCTGGGCTGGCCCGGGGCGCTGGCGCTGATGGCGCTTGGGCCGACATTCGGCATCGCGGCGCTCAGACCGCTGCTGGCGAAAAGGCAGGTGCAGGGCAGTCCCTGA
- a CDS encoding DUF1513 domain-containing protein gives MTTRRNFLAALLAAGAAPRLGWAAVGNPSWLAAARLQDGSFALFGLDHQGQTTFRVPLPARGHAGAGHPTRAEAVAFARRPGQFALVIDCATGAVRHRLTPPEGRQFNGHGVFARHGALLLTSEQRAEDSQGVIGVWDVAAGYRRIAERPSGGIGPHDLRLMPDGVTIVIANGGIATDPTDRRKLNIATMRPNLTYQDLQGDILDQVELAPDLQQNSIRHLALRSDGLVGFAMQWEGEADAAPPLLGLHRRGAEAILAEAPLADELAMQGYAGSIAFSGEGAELAITSPRGGRLHRFSGQGAFLGAVSRSDVCGLAPRDAGYLASDGLGGLISVREQEPALLSRTDCAWDNHIVAL, from the coding sequence GTGACGACGCGTCGCAATTTTCTGGCCGCGCTGCTGGCCGCAGGGGCCGCGCCGCGTCTGGGCTGGGCGGCGGTCGGCAACCCGTCATGGCTGGCGGCGGCACGATTGCAGGATGGCAGTTTCGCACTGTTCGGGTTGGATCATCAGGGCCAGACCACGTTCCGCGTGCCATTGCCCGCGCGCGGTCATGCCGGCGCGGGCCATCCGACGCGGGCCGAAGCCGTGGCCTTTGCCCGGCGCCCCGGCCAGTTCGCGCTGGTCATCGATTGCGCGACCGGCGCGGTGCGCCACCGCTTGACGCCGCCCGAGGGTCGCCAGTTCAATGGTCACGGCGTCTTTGCCCGGCACGGCGCGCTGCTTTTGACCAGCGAACAGCGGGCCGAGGACAGTCAGGGCGTGATCGGCGTCTGGGATGTCGCGGCGGGCTATCGGCGGATTGCGGAACGGCCCAGCGGGGGCATCGGTCCGCATGATCTGCGGCTGATGCCCGATGGCGTGACAATCGTGATCGCCAATGGCGGCATTGCCACCGATCCGACCGACCGGCGCAAGCTGAACATCGCGACCATGCGCCCCAACCTGACCTATCAGGACCTGCAGGGCGACATATTGGATCAGGTCGAACTGGCGCCGGATCTGCAGCAGAATTCGATCCGCCACCTTGCCCTGCGCTCGGACGGGCTGGTCGGCTTTGCCATGCAATGGGAGGGTGAGGCTGACGCCGCGCCGCCCTTGCTGGGTCTGCACCGGCGCGGTGCGGAGGCCATTCTGGCCGAAGCGCCGCTGGCGGATGAACTGGCGATGCAGGGATATGCGGGCAGCATCGCCTTTAGCGGTGAGGGGGCCGAGCTTGCTATCACCTCGCCACGTGGCGGGCGGCTGCATCGCTTTTCGGGGCAAGGCGCCTTTCTGGGCGCGGTGTCGCGCAGCGATGTCTGCGGTCTGGCGCCGCGCGATGCGGGCTATCTGGCCAGTGACGGGCTGGGCGGGCTGATTTCGGTCAGGGAACAGGAACCCGCGCTGCTCAGCCGGACCGATTGTGCCTGGGACAATCACATCGTGGCGCTGTAG
- a CDS encoding imelysin family protein: MKHLAACLAALTLATPIWADVDQALQRHILPGFEGFADAAQALQKTAAQDCRADAVAPAYQTTFDAWMTIADLRLGPSETGALSIAFWPDKRGFTQRSLSQFIADQDPAAFDPALYSQVSIAARGLFALEMLIFDPDFADYGPDSYSCALVRAVSVDLADQAVALDQAWQQDFAATLRSAGAPGNTTYLDQSEALRALYTQLLSGLEFTADQRLGRPMGTFQQPRPSRAEAWRSGRSLRNVLLSVDAAQALAHRLTDADLPETDAAAARIHALAERIDDPGFQNLTQPQARLHAEQVQQAVRAMQEAIEAEIGTPLGIAVGFNSQDGD; the protein is encoded by the coding sequence ATGAAACATCTTGCCGCCTGCCTTGCCGCGCTGACGCTGGCAACCCCGATATGGGCCGATGTGGATCAGGCGTTGCAGCGCCATATCCTGCCCGGCTTCGAAGGCTTTGCCGACGCGGCGCAGGCGTTGCAGAAAACCGCCGCGCAGGATTGCCGCGCCGATGCCGTCGCCCCGGCCTATCAGACGACATTCGACGCCTGGATGACGATTGCCGACCTGCGCCTTGGCCCGTCCGAGACCGGGGCGCTTTCTATCGCCTTCTGGCCCGACAAGCGCGGGTTCACGCAGCGCAGCCTGTCGCAATTCATCGCCGATCAGGATCCGGCCGCTTTCGATCCCGCGCTTTATTCGCAGGTCTCGATTGCGGCGCGCGGGCTGTTCGCGCTGGAAATGCTGATCTTCGATCCGGATTTCGCCGATTATGGCCCGGACAGCTATAGCTGCGCGCTGGTTCGGGCGGTCAGTGTCGATCTGGCCGATCAGGCGGTGGCGCTGGACCAGGCCTGGCAGCAGGATTTCGCGGCGACCTTGCGCAGCGCGGGTGCCCCCGGCAACACCACCTATCTGGACCAGTCCGAGGCGTTGCGCGCGCTTTACACGCAACTTCTGTCGGGGCTGGAATTCACCGCCGATCAGCGGCTTGGGCGTCCGATGGGCACGTTTCAGCAGCCGCGCCCGTCCCGGGCCGAGGCCTGGCGCTCGGGCCGTTCCCTGCGCAATGTGCTGCTGTCGGTCGATGCCGCGCAGGCGCTGGCGCATCGGCTGACCGATGCGGATCTGCCCGAAACGGATGCGGCAGCGGCGCGAATTCACGCGCTTGCCGAACGGATCGACGATCCGGGCTTTCAGAACCTGACGCAGCCGCAGGCGCGGCTGCATGCCGAACAGGTGCAACAGGCGGTTCGCGCCATGCAGGAGGCCATCGAAGCCGAGATCGGAACCCCGCTTGGCATTGCCGTCGGCTTCAACTCTCAGGACGGGGATTAG